A window from Rhinolophus sinicus isolate RSC01 linkage group LG01, ASM3656204v1, whole genome shotgun sequence encodes these proteins:
- the PLEKHA3 gene encoding pleckstrin homology domain-containing family A member 3 isoform X4: MAVCEIKVHSADNTRMELIIPGEQHFYMKAVNAAERQRWLVALGSSKACLTDTRTKKEKEINETSESLKTKMSELRLYCDLLMQQVHTIQEFVHHDENHSSPSIENMNEASSLLSATCNTFITTLEECVKIANAKFKPEMFQLSHPDPLVSPVSPSPVQMMKRSVSHPGSCSSERSSHSMKEPVSTLHRLSQRRRRTYSDTDSCNDIPLEDPDRPVHCSRNTLNGDLASATIPEESRFMAKKKSELEDPLPSFSS, translated from the exons TCCATTCAGCAGACAACACAAGAATGGAATTAATCATTCCAGGAGAACAGCATTTCTACATGAAGGCTGTGAATGCAGCTGAAAGACAGAGGTGGCTGGTTGCTCTGGGGAGCTCCAAAGCCTGTTTGACTGATACTaggactaaaaaagaaaaag aaataaatgaaaccagtGAATCtctaaaaaccaaaatgtctGAACTTCGCCTCTACTGTGACCTCCTAATGCAGCAAGTTCATACGATCCAAGAATTTGTTCACCATGATGAGAATCATTCATCTCCCAGCATAGAG AACATGAATGAAGCCTCTTCTCTACTTAGTGCCACATGTAATACATTCATCACAACGCTTGAAGAATGTGTGAAGATAGCGAATGCCAAGTTTAAACCTGAGATGTTTCAGCTGTCTCATCCGGATCCCTTAGTTTCTCCTGTGTCACCTTCTCCTGTTCAAATG atgAAGCGTTCTGTCAGCCACCCTGGTTCTTGCAGTTCAGAGAG gagCAGCCACTCTATGAAAGAACCAGTGTCTACACTTCACCGACTCTCCCAGCGACGCCGAAGAACCTACTCAGATACAGACTCTTGTAATGATATCCCTCTTGAAGACCCAGATA GACCTGTTCACTGTTCAAGAAATACACTTAATGGAGATTTGGCATCAGCAACCATTCCTGAAGAAAGTAGATTTATggccaaaaaaaaatctgaattggAAGATCCTCTTCCATCCTTCTCTTCCTGA